The following proteins come from a genomic window of Amphiura filiformis chromosome 16, Afil_fr2py, whole genome shotgun sequence:
- the LOC140172716 gene encoding uncharacterized protein translates to MAGRSYPYNKVTIYRKPKHTDQYLNFDSNHHLEHKRSVVRTLMDRVDKLVTTDEDKQQETSHFKTALKANGYKSWMFKTPKPKKKKDRKETTGQYERKINVPLPYIKGLSEKLSYIFRGPGVNAYHKPVNTIRFFLVHPKDKTPNTNKCGVIYRISCPECENTYVGETSRNLGTRFKEHTRTTTPEQQSVTTKLITNTTSAWTMWKSSAGRIASGTEKSGKP, encoded by the coding sequence atggcgggcaggtcgtatccgtATAACAAAGTCACCATATACCGCAAACCAAAGCATACCGACCAATATTTGAACTTTGACTCGAACCACCATCTGGAGCATAAAAGGTCGGTAGTCAGAACGCTGATGGATAGAGTAGACAAGTTGGTCACCACAGACGAGGACAAACAACAGGAAACGAGCCATTTTAAAACTGCACTCAAGGCAAACGGCTATAAATCCTGGATGTTCAAAACCCCTAaaccaaagaaaaagaaagatcgCAAGGAAACAACTGGACAGTACGAGCGCAAAATCAATGTCCCCTTGCCTTACATCAAAGGACTTTCTGAGAAGTTATCTTACATTTTCCGTGGCCCCGGGGTCAATGCTTACCACAAACCGGTCAATACCATCAGATTCTTTTTAGTACACCCGAAGGACAAGACCCCAAACACCAACAAATGTGGTGTAATTTACAGAATCAGCTGCCCCGAATGTGAGAACACTTATGTTGGCGAGACAAGTAGAAATCTTGGTACCCGGTTCAAAGAACATACTAGAACCACCACCCCCGAACAGCAGTCGGTGACCACAAAGCTGATCACAAACACGACATCAGCATGGACGATGTGGAAGTCATCGGCAGGGAGGATCGCTTCTGGAACAGAAAAATCAGGGAAGCCATAG